The genomic DNA TTATGCGATCAAGCGCAGTCGATAATGCTCGAAAGCATATTCTTTCGGGCATACAGGAATCCCGGTATAAAACCGGAGACTTTCTCCCGAGACTAAAGGAAATTGCCTCGGAAATCGGCATTTCGGTTCCCACAGCTTGCAAAGCGACCGGTTTATTGAAAGGTCAGGGAATTCTGGAAGGCAGTACCGGTCAGCGATACAAAGTTTCGCCCAATGCTCTTCAATTATGCGGCGATTTGCTCAGGGAAATTGAGCAGAGCAAACAGAGGAAAGGGCCATCAAAGAGATGGGAAAGAATTAGTGAAAACATCCGCCGCCGCATACTGAACGGACACTATTCGCGCGACAACCCATTCCCATCAATAATGGAGCTGTCTTATGAATACGGCTCCTCCTTTCGTACAATCAGGCGAGCGCTCGATTTTCTGTGCAGAGAAAACGTTCTCGTTCCTTTCAATCGGTCTTATGCAGTGAGATCATTGAGCGCAGGCACCGAACGGAACAGGATCGGCTTTATTGTTATGGCCGATCGTACATTGAAGATACAGCTTTCCGGTCTGGTGGAAGATTTCTATCGAGACCTTGAAACCGAATGTATCCGTTCAAATATTATACTATCACAATATTCTTACCTTGTTCGTGAAGAAGAGGCGCTCAGGTTTTATGATTATCACGGCAAGCCGTGTGATATTGACAATAGCGATAATATGCTCGGCTACCTGTTCATTGTTGTTGCTCCCGAATATAAACGAGACAGGATCCTCCAGCACCTGTCGCACCGGAACAAACCGGTTGCGACACTCGATCTTATTGGGGGATGGGATTTTCCCCGGATGGGAAAGCGACGGAATTTCCGCCTTTTCTCTTCCGCGGTTTCATCGCAGTGTGGCAAGGAGATCGCACAATTCCTGCTCGGTCTTGGTCATCAGCGAATTGCGTATCTATCGCCTTTTCATCAATCACTCTGGTCGGTTAATCGTCTGGGTGGTCTTTCTTCCACGTATCATGATGCGGGCCTGCCGGACAAAGTCCGGGGGTTCACCTTTAATCGTCCGCCAAAAATCAATATCTATTATCGAGACCAGGCGTATACACAGTGCAGCATCGGGCCATTGCAAAACGCATATCAGCAATGGAAAAAGAATATCCCTGACTATTTTATTCCCCAATTCGACACGCTGTTTAATTTCACCATTCCCGAACGTTTGCTTCCGTGGGCAGAGATGTATCATGATCTTGATTCGCTTTTCGAACAGGCTTGGGCTCACAGGCAAATCACGGCCTGGGTCGCGGCTAATGATGAAGTTGCGTGTCGCGCACTCGATTTTCTCGAAAGGAAGGGTGTCGATGTTCCCGGCAGCATTTCGGTGGTCGGTTTTGACGACACTCTCCCTGCGTTGCAGCAGGGGTTGACAAGTTATAATTTCAACATGCGTGCGATGGTGCGCGCCATGCTCGATCATGTGCTGCACCGGTCATCGCCGCTTTTAAAGCAGATCCACAAGCCGATTGAGCTTGAGGGGCTGATTATGGAACGGAAGACGACAGGGAGAAATCTGAAATAGTGTTTATGCTTTCCTGAAATCTATCTTCTGTACCCATCTTTACAGCGCCATTACTATTTTAAACCTGTGGATAGATACAATTAATTCTTAACCTTTTCCACGGAGGCATTTTTATGAAAGCGTTTGCCACACTCCTTGTTTCCTTGACTCTTTTTACCGCTCTCTCCTGCGATTCCGAACAGCAGCAGGCACAGTCGGCCGAGACAATGATGGAAGCTGCAAAAGAAGCTCCGGCAGGACCGGATACCATGATTGTGCTTTTGGGCACGCTTAAAGAAGACAGTGTCGAGCGGTATATCGCCCTTCACGACAGTATCCCGCAGCAGATTATTACCAATCTTCAGTCCACCGGGGTCACCGATCTGGACATTTACCGCCATGACACAAAACTGATTCTGACAATCGAAAAAGCCGCCGGCGCTCCCCGGGACACCACAAAATTCGATAAAGAAGCAGAAGACACCTGGCAGGCAACGACCGGCGCGTGCTTCGATAAGAAGTGGGTAGTTGCAAAAAGCATCTTTGACATGCAGGATCATATGAAATAAAAGGATTTTTCTAGTGAAGAAGCTGCGAGCCAATACCGCTGTTTATGC from Chitinivibrionales bacterium includes the following:
- a CDS encoding GntR family transcriptional regulator, which codes for MRSSAVDNARKHILSGIQESRYKTGDFLPRLKEIASEIGISVPTACKATGLLKGQGILEGSTGQRYKVSPNALQLCGDLLREIEQSKQRKGPSKRWERISENIRRRILNGHYSRDNPFPSIMELSYEYGSSFRTIRRALDFLCRENVLVPFNRSYAVRSLSAGTERNRIGFIVMADRTLKIQLSGLVEDFYRDLETECIRSNIILSQYSYLVREEEALRFYDYHGKPCDIDNSDNMLGYLFIVVAPEYKRDRILQHLSHRNKPVATLDLIGGWDFPRMGKRRNFRLFSSAVSSQCGKEIAQFLLGLGHQRIAYLSPFHQSLWSVNRLGGLSSTYHDAGLPDKVRGFTFNRPPKINIYYRDQAYTQCSIGPLQNAYQQWKKNIPDYFIPQFDTLFNFTIPERLLPWAEMYHDLDSLFEQAWAHRQITAWVAANDEVACRALDFLERKGVDVPGSISVVGFDDTLPALQQGLTSYNFNMRAMVRAMLDHVLHRSSPLLKQIHKPIELEGLIMERKTTGRNLK
- a CDS encoding L-rhamnose mutarotase, whose protein sequence is MKAFATLLVSLTLFTALSCDSEQQQAQSAETMMEAAKEAPAGPDTMIVLLGTLKEDSVERYIALHDSIPQQIITNLQSTGVTDLDIYRHDTKLILTIEKAAGAPRDTTKFDKEAEDTWQATTGACFDKKWVVAKSIFDMQDHMK